Below is a window of Streptomyces genisteinicus DNA.
ACACCTCGTCCACCGGGTCGGTGAGGATCAGGACTTCGTACCCCTTGGCGGTGAAGGCCTCCATGTGCGGGGAGTTCTCCACCATGGCCCGGGTCTCGCCGGTGAGGTAGTAGACGGTGTCCTGGCCGTCCTTCATGCGCTCCACGTACTGCCGGAGCGTGGTGGTCTTCTCCGGGTCGTGGGTGGAGGCGACCGACACCAGTTCGAGAAGGGCCTCGGTGTTGTCGGTGTCCTCCAGCAGGCCCTCCTTCAGCGCCCGGCCGAACTGGTCCCACACCTTCGCGTAGCGTTCCGCGTCCTTGGACTGCATGTCCTTGAGGGCGCCGAGGACCTTCTTGACCAGGCGCCGGCGCACGCCGTGGATCTGGCGGTCGTGCTGGAGGAGCTCGCGGGAGACGTTCAGCGACAGGTCGTGGGCGTCCACCACACCCTTGACGAAGCGCAGGTAGTCGGGCATGAGCGCTTCGCAGTCGTCCATGATGAACACCCGCTTGACGTACAGCTGCACACCGCTGCGCCGGGATTCGCGGGAGAACAGGTCGAAGGGCGCCTGCGAGGGGATGAAGAGCAGCGCCTCGTACTCGAAGGTGCCCTCGGCGCGCATGTGGACGGTCGCGGCCGGAGCGAGCCAGTCGTGGCTGATCTGCTGGTAGAACTCGTCGTACTCCTCCTGGGTCACCTCGCTCCGCGGCCGGGCCCACAGCGCCTTCATCGAGTTGAGCGTGTCGACGCCGCCGGCGGCCGCGTCCTGCGGGTCCGCGCTCTGCGCGTCCGTGCCCTCGGATCCGGCACCGGCGGAGTCCGTGCGCTCGGAGGCCATCCGGATCGGCCAGCGGATGAAGTCCGAGTACTGCTTGACGATCTGCCGGATCTTCGCGGGGGACAGGTAGTCGGCGAGCCCGTCCTCGCTGTCGGCGGGCTTGAGATGGAGGGTGACGGAGGTGCCCACGGGCAGGCCGTCGACGGCCTGGAGCTCGTAGGTCCCCTCGCCGTCGGACTCCCACTGGGTGCCGTCCTCGGTGCCGACCCGGCGGGTGCGCACGGTGACCCTGTCGGCGACCATGAACGCCGAGTAGAAGCCGACGCCGAACTGCCCGATCAGGCTCTCGGCGGTGGCGGCGTCCTTCGACTCCTTGATC
It encodes the following:
- the htpG gene encoding molecular chaperone HtpG; this encodes MGSVETLEFQAETRQLLRLVIHSIYSNKDIFLRELISNASDALDKLRLESLIDSGLAGIDTADLCILLEVDDEARTLTVRDNGIGMTRDDLVELIGTIAKSGTAGLLEKIKESKDAATAESLIGQFGVGFYSAFMVADRVTVRTRRVGTEDGTQWESDGEGTYELQAVDGLPVGTSVTLHLKPADSEDGLADYLSPAKIRQIVKQYSDFIRWPIRMASERTDSAGAGSEGTDAQSADPQDAAAGGVDTLNSMKALWARPRSEVTQEEYDEFYQQISHDWLAPAATVHMRAEGTFEYEALLFIPSQAPFDLFSRESRRSGVQLYVKRVFIMDDCEALMPDYLRFVKGVVDAHDLSLNVSRELLQHDRQIHGVRRRLVKKVLGALKDMQSKDAERYAKVWDQFGRALKEGLLEDTDNTEALLELVSVASTHDPEKTTTLRQYVERMKDGQDTVYYLTGETRAMVENSPHMEAFTAKGYEVLILTDPVDEVWVDRVPAFDGRPLQSIAKGQVDLDGSDAADEEADAEKARREEEFAALLSWLTTTLSGQVKEVRLSSRLTTSAACIVGDAHDVTPTLEKMYRAMGQELPPVRRILELNPAHPLVTALRTAHDAGADDPALAETAELVYGGALLAEGGDLADPARFTRLLTERLTRAL